Genomic segment of Salvia hispanica cultivar TCC Black 2014 chromosome 2, UniMelb_Shisp_WGS_1.0, whole genome shotgun sequence:
GCTAAGATGATCAAGCTCAGCAAAGCCATGGATGTCATTGCACAAGGAATCAGAGAGCATGGTATACACTCAGTGAATGTAACAGAATCTATGATCACATCTTCAATTTTTCCTGATATACAAATGTTGATGATTCCTGCAGTGAGACTAGGGCCGAAATTGAGTGAAACGGTTAAAGGAAAACTGAGTTTAGGCGCGAGGATCCTGCAGGTGGGAGGAGTCGAGAAAGTATTCAAGCAGAAATTCAATGTAACAGATGATGAGAAACTGTTGAAGGCTTCTCAATGCTATCTATCAACGACAGCCGGGCCAATAGCAGGACTCCTCTTTGTTTCAACTGAAAGAGTCGCCTTCTGCAGTGAGAGATCCATCAGAGTCTCATCCTCAAATGGAAAGCTGCTAAGAGCACATTACAAGGTAAGATCATCGCTTCGCTTCAGTGTTTCAAACTcaaatacatttatatttcagccaaaaataaaagtatatatacatgcagGTGATGATCCCCCTGAGGAAGCTAAAGAGAGCACATGAAAGTGAGAACGCGAAGAAACCAGCAGAGAAGTATGTGCATCTGGTGACAGGGGACAATTTTGATTTCTGGTTCATGGGATTTCTCAACCATCAGAGAACATTAAAGTATCTCCAACAAGTAATCCACCAAGCAAGATGAGAGTTGAGACACAATG
This window contains:
- the LOC125204588 gene encoding putative GEM-like protein 8; amino-acid sequence: MEVKHIRARFGKTSMLKEHAFGAPISSSKYAFAYKDSLKELLPDPAAQYQLLPSPANHYSKIRTDRGNSVIAKMIKLSKAMDVIAQGIREHVRLGPKLSETVKGKLSLGARILQVGGVEKVFKQKFNVTDDEKLLKASQCYLSTTAGPIAGLLFVSTERVAFCSERSIRVSSSNGKLLRAHYKVMIPLRKLKRAHESENAKKPAEKYVHLVTGDNFDFWFMGFLNHQRTLKYLQQVIHQAR